The proteins below are encoded in one region of Silene latifolia isolate original U9 population chromosome 2, ASM4854445v1, whole genome shotgun sequence:
- the LOC141644299 gene encoding tryptophan aminotransferase-related protein 1-like, with protein MEQSKDMSNSSHINGSQANNIEENIDPNSSDDVPLDVDLGDPVMYYPYWKTVDEECSVTIKASDFLSYFVNPNKDEFIYHVPGFTDAVRRIHRVVGNAVTEGRYIIGGTGSSQLFNYLLRALSSKVNSGTTNKRIPVVCAAPFYGLFGASVDSEKSAMYEWRGDALTFDEEGPYIEVVTSPNNPDGLIRKPVVNRPGEMLIHDLAYYWPQYTPTTAPADYDNMLFTMSKFTGHAGSRVGWAIVKDPEIASMMTTQVFLRTIGCCQEGQLRAIKILEFIADSYEKPPIPPAPTTERLFEFGYRVMNERWNKIKAVIKSGNVFNLLEYRPQHCNFLGTVHNPTPAFAWLESKNGDDASQLMSELKIQARNGAMFGSSEHKKCVRITLVGSEDQFNLLLRRLSSRPASLGIDGVTSFSKLDVNGS; from the exons ATGGAGCAAAGCAAAGACATGAGCAATTCAAGTCATATTAATGGCAGCCAAGCTAATAATATTGAAGAAAACATTGATCCTAACTCATCCGACGATGTTCCCCTTGACGTTGATCT TGGTGACCCGGTAATGTACTATCCATATTGGAAAACTGTAGACGAAGAATGTTCGGTGACCATTAAGGCATCTGATTTCTTGAGCTACTTTGTGAATCCTAACAAGGATGAGTTCATATACCATGTGCCGGGTTTCACAGACGCGGTCCGAAGGATTCATCGGGTGGTTGGGAATGCGGTGACTGAAGGCCGATACATAATTGGAGGGACAGGATCATCCCAATTGTTCAATTATTTACTCCGTGCCCTTTCTTCCAAGGTTAACTCAGGCACTACGAATAAGCGCATACCGGTTGTTTGTGCTGCTCCATTTTACGGG CTATTTGGAGCATCGGTCGATTCAGAGAAATCAGCAATGTATGAATGGAGAGGAGATGCCCTCACATTTGACGAGGAAGGTCCATACATAGAAGTGGTGACGTCTCCGAATAATCCAGATGGTTTGATCAGAAAGCCGGTGGTGAACCGTCCAGGGGAAATGTTGATACATGACCTTGCTTATTACTGGCCTCAGTACACTCCTACTACTGCTCCTGCTGACTATGATAATATGCTCTTCACTATGTCCAAATTCACCGGCCATGCTGGTTCCCGAGTTGG GTGGGCAATTGTGAAGGACCCAGAGATAGCATCGATGATGACGACTCAAGTGTTTTTGAGGACCATCGGGTGCTGCCAGGAAGGCCAGTTGAGGGCAATAAAAATCCTCGAGTTTATCGCTGATTCTTATGAGAAGCCTCCTATTCCACCGGCACCAACAACTGAACGGCTCTTTGAATTTGGTTACCGCGTCATGAACGAGAGGTGGAACAAGATCAAAGCTGTTATCAAAAGCGGCAATGTCTTTAACCTTCTTGAGTATCGTCCTCAGCACTGTAACTTCCTAGGCACGGTCCACAATCCTACTCCAG CGTTTGCATGGTTGGAGAGTAAGAACGGTGATGATGCTTCACAGTTGATGAGTGAACTGAAGATCCAGGCAAGGAACGGTGCAATGTTCGGATCAAGCGAACATAAGAAGTGTGTTAGAATTACCTTGGTTGGGAGCGAGGATCAGTTCAACCTCTTACTACGACGACTCTCTTCTCGCCCTGCTTCGTTAGGCATTGATGGAGTTACCTCCTTTTCAAAATTAGACGTAAACGGGAGTTAG
- the LOC141632588 gene encoding uncharacterized protein LOC141632588 produces MGKKQMARRTPPKKIMEAALGAKKMTKDDTSTVDGACTEIVHVKEEPTVGLTLTSSNGNRNASSHELTYTSAIDRPPGGHVYNSAKDVAPPPNRRPKPGIKK; encoded by the exons ATGGGTAAGAAACAAATGGCGAGGAGGACACCCCCGAAGAAAATTATGGAAG CTGCTCTTGGTGCAAAGAAGATGACCAAAGATGACACAAGCACGGTAGATG GCGCGTGTACTGAAATAGTACACGTCAAAGAGGAACCAACAGTAGGTCTCACGCTTACATCGTCAAATGGCAACAGAAATGCATCGTCACACGAGCTAACATACACCAGTGCTATAGACCGTCCACCAGGAGGCCACGTTTATAATAGTGCTAAGGATGTTGCCCCTCCCCCAAACCGTCGCCCAAAGCCTGGTATTAAGAAATGA